A window of Armigeres subalbatus isolate Guangzhou_Male unplaced genomic scaffold, GZ_Asu_2 Contig1235, whole genome shotgun sequence genomic DNA:
TGTAGTGGGTGTTTTGTAAAGCCCTAGGGCCAGGTAGAAACTCTACTTATTTGGCTCGATTGAGCAAAGTTAATAATTATTACCCTACAGAAACCCTACAGAAAAATGTTGTGCCTGCACCGGGAATCCGCGATAATGGAGTAGTGTGGATGTGCTAAGAGATCGGTAAGGGTTGAGATGAGTGCTTGAAGCAAATCCGAAGTGTTTTATTAGTGGAGGAAAATCATCATTTTGGTATTCCCTTAACAGGCCTTTCGTTCGCTGCAAAAATTATGTAGCGGCTTGTGAGAGCAACATCCCAAGACGACGGTGAATGGAAGTGGCTGGCTTGGATCGCTGGCAGAGGCCAGCAATCATCTGGGTCTGTCCGGACAGACATGACGGTTTGCAGTCGCCGAGGATACATTTTACactgacacacacacatactaaACTTTAGGTTAAGGAAATTAAGCGTAAGtactaaaatacatttttattgcatgtaaaatttatgtttttactTCGATACGGTGATTCCGAATAGTGCTATGTTTTTTGTTAATGGGTCCACTATACAGTTTGAACCTATTGTTGGCGGTTCTGGGTACGTGGGCAATGGGGACCAGTGCCATCTTCGCctctttcgaacttttgtctcCGTCTCATGCGGCCCCCCCCTCAAGGGGGAGGTGACAAGGTTTCATAATTCTTTTGCAAAGCGGAAATGCATCATCCGCTACAAAAAATAACGGCAATGATACTCCATTTAACATTGCATTGGCCGGGAAGGGGAGTCGATCATTTAGGTCATTTCTCCCAAATTGCGAATTCCTGAATATATTACAGTCTCCTTCACTTCCGTATGCTCCAACATCGACGTAGGTAAACCTATATGTTGCATCGCATACAGCCAACAAAGCCAACGAATGAAACCCCTGgaacaaaaaaataacatttaatAATTAACGTATATTTACAGAAATAAGTGATATTCACACTAGGATtcatttgctaaaaaaacttaagCACCCAAGTAACCACTAAGCACTATATTCCGCCAAATCGGCCATATAGTGCTACTTCAATGcttataagtttttaaatagCCATATAGTGGCCCTATATGGcggtttggcgtaatatagtgctaatggttacttgggcagatacattcgttcagaaaatcattgttacaaaatttttaaatggcaatatctcagtggtttttcaaccgattttttttagtttttcaccaATCTCGCTCTTCTTATTTCTGAATATTATAAGCCATTGTGTCTAGGGGTGCTCAATTTTTCGTTATAGCTGTGGGAGTAAAGTAACggattctgaaaaataaatatatttgagacatttttaaatttcattaccGAAAATAagatagaaaaaataaataaataaatatataaatttatttatttatatattatggcccaggaaacaaaaagttgtcgaattccatatacagatgtgctcgacttgcggttagcgtcAGTATAGTACATGGCTAGATTCTGTAGATTCCTAgtgatagcatagcatatgtgattgtacaaatcgtgggtggctatacaatgctcaattgagcaatctactctatattgtcgcaaattggtatttgggattagtaccttttcctatacagtagcagttgtatacctggccacgtccttacaatcacggaaggaaggtaaggaatgttagttcaacatctactagtgaagatgcagggaacccatactaccttcatagatgtctcgggaaggaaaattattgttagtgggtaaggggaataatagggagctctattcgacaatatagagcgtttgtcaataacagtatttgctgaaaaatattaaaatgtattcatcaatttacttacgaaccgtccaaaggaggacaaagtaacccggatcttacaaatgtttcgcatcatgtacaaaacacgttcaaccgcacacttattcaccggacgttaaaaacagaatcaaaaactcggattttacgaatgttctaaatcctacctgaaacacgtccgaaaacgcaccaattgtttactcactcgaccgcgcgaactatctgcttactgagcaggaACACTACAAAACAGGCACTGaaggccgcgcaatgcagaacacaatatttcggtcaATCGCACGATCGTTCGGTTGTCCGCCAACACGCACTGACAGATTCTGTAGATCCCTAGTGATATACAAAAAGTCAAGTCATacggttggaacgcggtcgagttttAAACGTTGCTAACGGAAAGAGAGGAaaacaatttctttaaaaatgcaATTCTATCAGTTATTTGagtttttatgaatttcttggaaTAATTTATGTTCATAGACCTTTAACCTCAAATACATGTCATGagtgaatatattttaatatattttcattttatattaaatttattttattaaaaaccCCGTTTTCATTCTTAGATTTACAAGAAACATGCAAATAtagcttatattttttttattattccacaaCTAATGGAAAAGCGCAAGTTTAACCACACTGTTTAATAGAGAATTAAACTTAACATATTTCTAACCATGTTTGatcacgcagaaaaaactattttaattataacaatatttgacgtaaagtcaaacaaaatttcaatttgttttggcggtaataaaaaaatattatttttacaatccgtcaaattttaatattgttgaaatgaaaagaaaatatgtttgaattgAAATGGGTTTGAATCCATGCTATAATGGTAATGCCGTAACATCGTCTTTTCAAGtaataaaaatattgttatttttaaaatatattttccgTTGCTTCAAAGATAGATGTAATTGAAagcaatatttttgttttattgctTTCTCACCGAAGAATACACTGCCGTTCAAATTTGtcgaagtaccaaaacaaatgccCACACGTTCAATTGTATATGTATATatagaaattagcgaaagcacaatccaaaacatcattcttgcaCCTTTTTCACACCCCAAAAAGCTCTTTCTTGCAGTAgagacgtcatccatatatggagaaactggtgggaacatattttggtgggacaatattttttgcatgggagtcgaacacggcgcaaaacttgcaatattgtttttattaaaataatggtAAACTCTGTTTGATTTTACGATgcttttttcaaaattggtatATTTTTCATACTTGGTATGTTCCACAGTTATTGCGAAGCAAATCTGTTTCTTAACTTTTGTCTTTTATTAGAAATCATTCATATCAGTATCCATTAACATTAATGAGAAATTATCACAAATTATAATACGTACTTGATATGAACTTTCTCAATGCTATTTGGAAAAATCAGTTTGTCATTATATGACCGAATAATGGGAGTCATACAGACCGATCCTGTATTCATAGAATACGCCCCGCAAGTCACAGATGTTGGCCACTATTCGCGCTGTGCTTCCGGCCGGTTCGACACTTTCTCCATTATCTCCGCAAAATTGTAATCGACCACCAGCACTTCGTTTGTGATGATCTGTCAAAAATGAAAACCTAATACAGTGATCGTTTGCTAAATGGGGCACGatctcaccccaactagcgaatgccgttcgctaattggggcgttttgacaagcgtcaatgttgtttactttttgcattgaacaaaggaaaatttaacgcgccagaaaatatcaatcccgccaaacacgtttttgacatcacataaTTTTTGACGTTtggctgctttttaattgggtttcgccccaattagcgaacccccaaataaaaagcgccccaactagaaaaaacccaattagcgaacgttcactgtataaTTTCATTTTACACGTATCACTTGCCTTCATACATTTCTCTTTGTACTTTGTTGTTCCGTGGTCCAATACATCAGCTCTCCAACACAATACCTTCGTCATTAGTGCTATTGCCACTACGGGACCCACTTTCACTGCCATTATCACTAAGATTCAGGGGTCTGCGAAGCAGCCATGTTtttgatgccagcatcaaaatcattgATTAACTTAACACGAAGGCGTAATTGTAGTCATCAATACCttccattgaaaatatgtttcaaatattgtgatattttggcgaagtagagcgcttggtgccgatcgaaatattgtgtatccggaataaatttataccgctttttataccgaagttggatttttctccagatacaggcaactttcccaacttcggaagtagtgcgctggattcccctaaagatgcgctaaacaacgcatccattagtttgacagataaaacttcggaagaaagttcggttcggaagtccggacttccgaattctaagttggtgctacgccgacaatatgaacatttattaaaggcatcaatatttttgttcaaacacacctcgcattcatactttcgcacaagttctcgaaaaatggtgaaaaatatttaagtccatttggaaaaaatcagttcggaataatggtttgtttacaaaatagaattgtcagtgggaaacccaatttcaatagaacaatgggaaactcaaagatgttggctattgtcagacgtagtgggtaggattgggggtgCCAGATACCTGCTAGGATTAATATGTCTTCAGTTTTGCAGGTCTGGACTCTTTGTCTCCACTGAGTCGTTTAGTTGGATTGCCTGAAATTGTTGTTTGGGGGAACGATTTCGTGTCAATACAAATCTcctaaaacaaatttcaaaacatcAATTATGAATGAATGTAGAAAATATAAACTAAATACTTTTGTAAATGTGCTATTATATACCTAAAACTTTGTGATTAAaactataaaattaaaaaatttttgCTCCGATCAAAACACTGTTTTGACgcaggactacgtctgtcttttctatattggggtacactttacgattgcgaaaatcgggaaccgtcacgaaaatatgatagactttaaactttaatatctcagccgtttctcgatggattttcaatttttttggacctttcgatcaaggatgagtcaacgcttctttgtatttatatgaaaatactaattttcaactattaattatcgataattgataaaaagtttagaaataggtaaactaaccaatcacgtacatgcatcactagcacagacatcaaaaatcaatcaatgggggtttggatctaatcctcagtttgaacaagatttcacgcaaagCGGGCGCATCAAAAcaatcgcagcggagcggacacagcatcacggaggcgctggtaacattttcatcggaaatccatcgcattggtggtggtgctcggtgggttgctgcagatcattcaacttcaacgaaccagcatttcatatgaagaaagggttgactataaaaaaatagcactgttgcgatcccgcaccgccagtgccgatgctgataatgtattacaaattgtggtgtcagtttgTTGGAAAGGCGtactgggaaaagaaaattggttcgtCTCAGAACCAACATTTTttggaaagagttaattgcgaatatggactgtttcggtggcatcgggtttgacgtggtagcttggttgctgttagtgatctcatccattcaaatttactgcattatctccctccgacgtgctatcaaattcgctatttacgattgagttttgcactttgaagaaagtttatttcggatagtcggatcaaccttttgtataaaatggtggcttttgtataacaTCAATGGAGACGCCACCTCaatggaaactatctacagcaacctcccatcggtgaacgtcgctcggacagacagatgccaagagataatgtttggtaatatgaagaaacttcgtcttgagtcaaatttctgttgttattcttcgcaacaatacgcatcttagataaccaacatttcataaccaaattcagaatcttgcgagaaaatttcataggattcttaaaatttgtc
This region includes:
- the LOC134202477 gene encoding uncharacterized protein LOC134202477; protein product: GFHSLALLAVCDATYRFTYVDVGAYGSEGDCNIFRNSQFGRNDLNDRLPFPANAMLNGVSLPLFFVADDAFPLCKRIMKPCHLPLEGGAIFVSIPCGDFVSCFAAIARPSDVCRLQPFNNKNMPTEEVIYNYRLSRARRCIENAFGLLCTKWACLKKTLYCGPDRAQKIMAACCMLTF